One part of the Humulus lupulus chromosome 9, drHumLupu1.1, whole genome shotgun sequence genome encodes these proteins:
- the LOC133801822 gene encoding TOM1-like protein 6, producing the protein MFLPIERNLGYNFLTGSLTPPASHQTMGRPQPGYGMPSNASRRLDETMATKIESLTLSSMEAMQNVLELLSDMLKAVNPGDSAAVKDEVIVELAILFRLMHV; encoded by the exons aTGTTCTTACCTATCGAGAg GAATTTGGGCTACAATTTCTTGACAGGCTCTCTTACACCCCCTGCTTCACATCAGACCATGGGTCGTCCTCAACCTGGATATGGAATGCCTAGCAATGCTTCAAGAAGGCTTGATGAAACTATGGCTACAAAAATTGAGAGTTTGAC ctTGTCAAGCATGGAGGCTATGCAGAATGTTCTGGAACTCCTAAGTGACATGCTAAAGGCAGTAAATCCTGGTGATTCTGCG GCTGTAAAAGATGAAGTGATAGTTGAGCTTGCCATTCTGTTCAGGCTGATGCACGTTTAA